The segment TCATTTCAGGGCTCCAGGGTGACATCCAGTATGTGCCACCTACAAGGTGACCATCCTGTGGCATTACAGTGAAGGCATGAGGGAGAATAAATGAGATGGGGTCCTGCAAAGCAATTTGCAAGGAACACTGTTCCTCATTCTGGTCACTGCAGATTTCCAAAAGAAACCTCAGCCCTGTGCTCTTGACACAACGGCATGCTCCCTTCTCTTGTACTAGAGTTACACAGCTCAGGAATTGCTGGCTTGATCTGTGCCAGATTTGATGGGTTAAAATGATGAATGTCAAAGAAATTACACTTCAGCAATGCAGTATTTTGATGCTTTATGATCACTAGTGAGAAAATAATACAGGTACCTTgggtattttttgctttaaggaTGAGCAAAGACTAACTTGGGAACTGATCCCTCCTGCACTTgcaaaaatgctttcctgaaatgcCCCACAAAAGTCTATGCGGCAATGTCTGAGAAACAGGTTCAGCAAGAATCAGCTCCTAGAGCAGGGAAAAGATGCAGAGAAATGTGTGCTATGCTCttaagagaaagggaaagatcATAAGCTAGCTGATAAATTAATAATTCCCAGTCTCTAACTGCTTCAAATACACTGTCGCTTTCTCCCCACTGTTCTTCCTGAGTGTTTCAGGAGGATGATAGGGTTGTTTGCCAGCAACAGACTTCAGTAAGGAGGTTGCAGAAGTGCTCTGCAGgcaaggcaaagaaaatgaacaCGGAAGATCCAGCACAGGACACAAATCaaatttataagaaaaatatgCTGACAGACCATGTGGAATAGCTATCAGATAAACCCTTGAAGTAAATAACATAGTTCCCTACAAGTGGATGCAGAGAAAAGGTTGGTGCTGGCACTTTACAAAGGTCCCAAATGAAAAGCCCTCTTGCTTGCTGTACATACCTTAGTTCTAAGTTCAGAGGCCCCTAGGTGCTCTCCTCAGAAGGTAACCCATGCTATAGCCATCTTAGCACATTTAAGCTTTGCATGCCAATCACATCTTCCTTGAGGACAGCTGCAGAACAGttaagtggctttttttttttttttcttttgtggaaggggaaaacaaagaaacacatAGCTTCTACTTACAAAGTTTTGGAGCAGTTTGGAGATTGGTTTCTGTTGCTTGCGCCTGAGACGCTGTGGTAGGCTCCAGGGCAGGTGGTGACAGCGAAGGTGCGGCAGAGGACAAGAACCCAACATCTAGGATGCGGTTATACAGAGAAGGCTGGAGGAACGGTTTGGAGGGCAGGAGCGAGCTGTCACTTTGCACTGTCACTTCAGCCTTGCTCTTGGGGCTAGGTACAGGGAAGGCTGAGGCATACACCTCCGAAGGCACCCAGGCAGACAGAGCTGTAGGATCCACAGCGCTCTTTTGGTCTTGTCCTATCCTCCCAGGGTCAAGGTGGGTGGGAGAGTCATACTCAAAAATCTTGTCCACAAAGACCCACTTGAGGCCAGCAATGCAGAGGCAAAGGCTGAGCAGGCAAGCCAGGATAGGGGCGATGCAGATCTTTTCAGAGTTGAGGCAGCCCTTCAGTCGCTCTGCCTCCAGGCACACACAGCAGGTTGCGGCAAGGCCTGCTATCCCCTTGACCCTCCTGTCCTCTCTTTGGGTGCCCGGCATGTTCTCCTCAGCCGGGAGCCCTTCAAGGGATGTATCAGGGCTCAGCtgagctgaggggctggggaaaGTGTCAGCAGCTACTTCAGACATGTTTAAGCATCAGCTCTCAAACAGCTCACCTCCAAAAGGCCTTAACTCTATCACAGTCCATTACTGTGAGACACAGACAAAAAGAGATGGTAGTAATAGTCACAGTGCTCTGCAAAAATCACAGAGTGGGAGTCAACAAAAGGTCCAAGCTCAGCAACATCATCCAAACGGGGAGAGGAgtaacacacaggaaaaattagacacccccccctgccccccctgccccagagccCTCTGTCactctctctgcctctctgaAGCAAGAGTAGCCTTGCAATTACTCAGCTTCTGTTTGCCAGCCACTTATATTCCTTAAACGCCTCTCAAGCAATTCCAGCTCTTCTGTGGGAGGGAAGAAACATCCCCCCAAAAGCaagcacaacaaaacaaaacaggggaaggagggtgatgagagaaagaaaaccacaaacaccAAACAAATTGACCAGATTAAGTGAACCAGTAGCCCAGAGCGAAAGGCAAGACTCTCACCTTGAGCATCTGAGGCTGGTATCTGCTTAGACGAGGAAAACAATTGTCATGCGGTAGaaggagcaaaagcaaaatctgtaaCAACAGCGGCAGCGGTAGAAGTGACAGTAGCAGCAGCATCCTGTCGTGTTACAGCGGCGGCTGAAAGAGGCTGAATCATTACAGAGCAGCAGGTGCTCGCTGTCTGAGCATCACTGCAAACAATATCATTACACAGAGGTTTGAAAGGAACAGCGATGCCAAGACGGTGGTAactccctttctctcccctccctctttGTCCTTCTTGAGCGCTCATTcactttcctccttcccccccacccccccagcccaccccccccacccccccgccccgctcccccagccccctcgcaGCCTGTTTCCCTGTTGTACAGACTCGATCCTTCCTCCCctaccccaccccccgccctctgcagggctggtcTGAGGGAAATCAGTACACCCAGCAACGCAGGACTGTCAGTGACTTCCTATTTTATCCAATTAGGAGGAATAAAGGCCATCAAATCAaagggagggagcaggcaggagttGCGCGTCCGCCCGCTCCCTCTCTCCAGCCCGAGCGCGGCCGGAGGCGGCGGCCATCGATGGCACGGTCCTGCGGCGGGGACCGGGTGTCGGTGGGAGCTCTTTGGGCTGGCCTGGGCTCGCTCAGTCTGATACCCGATCTCTCCCGGGGGAAGactgctttccagcagcagttTCTCCCTGCCTGACACCTAgagacagattttctttccaagcCCCTGAGTAAGTTTTGTTTGCTAGGAATAGTGCTAACATGCATCTTGGGTctagcaaaggaagaaaaaaccccaaaacccaacaaaacccaaaccaaaaaacattcCCACCTCTGGCAAATTTGCATTCAAGTCATTGCAAAGAggtttgcatattttttttttttcattttctactttCTAACCTCCTTTCCAAAaccctccaaaacaaaaaaaagcagggcTTCACGCTAAAGCCAGCTCCTGAACATACTTTTTAAGAGCTTGTATGCTGCTAGCATATATCCTTACTCCCCTTCAGACTTAAAATTCTTtgatattatatatattattttatttaattattaacaAGACTTCCACTTTGTTCTTAAATTTGCCTGTCATTCCTCACCTCCACCAATACCTAGCATTAACTCCCATTTCCTCCAGTGCACTGTAATTCAGGGATAAATCAACAATCCAGTTAACATAATGAAAGTAGGATTAGAACCAGCTCTATTGCCAGTCTCTTTTGCCTCCCACAGAAAAGTAGGCCTATGTAACAAAAACAgacatatatataaaaggagAGGGTCTTTTAGCACAATTTCCAGTTCCTTGGACTTTGTGACAAGATTTGCATTCAAAATTTGGCAGCATGAATGTCCCTTTCTCCTTAGTATAAATGGCTGCAGGATGCATAGGGAAACAAAGAATCAAGTGCTGCAAGAtgctctgaaataatttttgctggTACTGTCATTAGGTGTCTGAAAGGTAATTTACTTTGTAGTTATATACTTTCAGTAGAGACGAAAAAGATGTCTGTTTCTGCCCAtctcctcccccttcctccagctcccccaccctgccccgACTTCCACAGAAACTTTGGTAACATTCACATAAAAAAGGTTTATCAAAATCTCAGTGAATTCCATAATGTTTTCACAGACTCTCATGTCAAGGGCTAACTGATGTTTGTCTGATCACAAAGCTTCCTGTGAGGCTGTAGTAGTAGCCAACAGAAGTAATCACAATGCTACTACATTCAAGTGTGCGGAGAATTAACCTTAAAGCACAACCAGCAATCACACTCCCTGGAAGAATGTAAAAAGATAAATCATCATACAATCTAATCTACATTACCACTGAAGTGTCTGGTCCTCAGGTTAATGATGTGATCAGTAACCTCAGACAGAACGAACAGCTTGCATTGCATATTTACATACATGGCTCCTCTTATTACAAAGCAGTTGTGCTCCTGAGCTGGTAATATTCTGCATGAGTGCAGCCTCTTTCAGGTATCTCAAACCCTACTTCAAACAGCAGTAGCAACACAGCCAGATTGCCATGacagctgtggtggtctgtgggtAAAAATAAGCAAGGATTCTAGGGAAAGGATGTATAATTTATTAGATTAACTGATAAATCTGGGAAACCCAGACATAGTTTAGCACACAGAAGTTGCCTCTCAGGTGTGAAGCTGAATCATCgctcttcaaagcagagtgCAAGTTGAGAACCAGCTGGGAATATTTTCATTGCACAGATGAGATACTGCAGCATCTGAGTGCTTGGCACAAATTTTTAAGTGTCTTGCCTTGCCTTCTTTATCCATGTCTAATTTTTCAACCTTTCTATTTCCAGTAAGACAATTTTCCCTGCTGAAGCTGCTCTGAGTTTGTGTTTAATCCACCGACCTGTCCACATCTTCTCTGCAATGGCTTTCCAGGCAAACTACCTGTGTTCAATATTGCCCTGTAATCTTCACTAATCTCCAGCCTATCCACAGTAACTGTTCTTTAAAttatgtttctgctttgctcaCATCTTTCTGGTGCTGAGGTGAACAGAAATGCACCTTCCTTACAAGGGTTGCCATGAAGTTAGAGCAATTATGCGCAATGCTACATAGCTGGACCGAGGAATGAGTTACTGCCCGTTCAGACCATCTCTGCATGCGCAGTGCCCCGTGAAACCTCAGAGCCTCTTGTCCCAGGAGCTTGGTGGGGACGCTTGCAGGCGCTTCCCTGCATGTGGAGGCATCATCCCCCTTCTGACCCTGCTGCCGGAGGGGCGGTGAGCTTGCAGGGACTGGGGAAGCACTCTGCCAAAGGGGTCTTGCTTGCTTCCCCCTCCACGAGCCCTCCTGGCTAAAAGGAGCTAGGATAGCTTCTGCTACCTCCCTTGTTTTTCACGCTCTCCTCCACTGGCAAGggcccagcctgcctgcaccaTCTCCTCCCGACTGgcagccacctccagcccctCCCGCCGCCTCCGCGGCCGCAGCATCTCTGTGGGACCTGGCTCCCTTCCAGGCTGCAGTACCCTCCTCTGCTGCGTGTCCCTTCCCCCGCGGCACCTCCAGACCTGGCGCCCAGTCTGCCTGCTTCAGCACTACTcacatctcctcctcctcacgTCCCCCTCCCCACGGAAGCCTGCACAGCTGCTTCACgctcccaccccagctggagctgcagggtgctggggcttGCGGCGAGAGGAGCAGGGCGGCACCCTGCCCTCGGAGGTGCCTGGCGGCTGCCCTTACTGCCCGGCCAGCAAGGGAGGAAGGCAGCGCTGGCGGCCAGGCTGCTTCCCTGCCCCCGCCGCACACGCGGCCCACGCCAGGGCCGGGATGCTGCCTGCCCGTgatgctgcagccccacacCGCAAAGGGCTGGCTCCTCTAGGGACCTTTCAGGCAAAATTGCAACCCCATGCTCTTCACTGTGGCCGGGTTGGTAAGGGAGCGTACTGCCTTCCATGCCAGCTCTTGTGGCTGCTGTAAAGGCTCATGGTCTCTTGCTTTGGGTCTGAAGACATGATTGTAAACTGAAGGTACAATTCACTGGTTTTGTGGGTCCTTTCTGCTACCCTCCCCCAAAGCAATGCAGAAAtaccttcctgcagctgtgcttttgaACCACTTGCCTTTCTGTAGTGACATGCTAGCACTGGCATGCTGTGCTTAAACATGGGTTCtggcccaggctggaggagatgaGTGCCTTGGAAAAGAGCCAGCAACTGGTTAATAGAAAGGGAGAccttggaagaaaacaagaggaaacatGACCTTGGAGGTAACACAGTTTTACTAGGGTAGCCCATTGGTAGGCaatatagaaggataaggaagaaaattacttgcCTGTTTGTAATTAGGTTAAGTCTTTGTGCCAAGATTTGTTTCTGATTATTATGTGGTTTGGGTCTCTTTGgcttagaggaaaaaagtagtTTGATTCTACAGTAATGAAGCTAATCTGTGACTGAGATTTGGACTTTTGCCATAAGTGACAGGTTGAAACTCAGAGGCTCacaaaactgtaattttattttgtggagTGTTTTTGCAAAGAATCAAGTGTTATTTTGCTAAGTTCCACTCCCAAAAGACTCAAGGAGAGACACAAATTCAAAGTCAGCATGAACCTCCAGCCTGTGATGAGGATGAATAAGCTTTATCTGTTCCACCATTTTTACAGATGCTAAAATgaagtttattttatattaccAAACTGCAAAGGACTGCTCTCTCTGGTCAGCCATGAAGATGTAAATGAAGCTTAAATAGATGTGTGATCTCTACTGACAACATCCTGCAAATTAGAGCAGCAACTACCATTTAACTCAGCTGACCCTTCAGTCATGCCATAACCAGACCCAAATCTGCTGAAGGTTTTGGAAATCAGGCTTGGTGAGTCATTCTCATGGAAGCCGTTGGATTTCAAACATCCATCTGCTTTAAATACAGTCCCAGTAGTCCGCAAAAAGGTTCTCTAAGAATTGCCTACTTTCTTGTAGCTACTGGGACATTAGGAAAGCAAAGTATGTCTTCACAAGTGGTTATTCATGGCTGTCCTGGATCACAGCTTAAGAAGAATGCTCAGAGGACCAGACATCAGTGCAGGCCAAGTGATCTCCCCCTAGACCACTGCTTTTCTTGAAGAATATAGAAATTCTTCAGAAAGAAGCACACAGCAATATGGGGCATCAGCTGCTCCATGATGTGTTTGATTGCActccctttttttccatgcactgagaaattaaaagcattgaAACCAAGaaccttaaaagaaaaaaaagtgcatgttCATTAACAAGAGATTGATGAGGAAGGTAAAAGGATCTCTTTTTATTGATTGCAGGCACTTTCTTCAAATTAAATAAGCGCACTATTTAAAGATGGGGGCTGAGGGCGATCCAAAGCAAGTGAGCAATCCCAATAAGCGACATCACTGCCAGCAGTCATGGTGTGGGAAAAGTGGGCTATCACACATAGTGCAAACGATTCATTTATTCCTCCTTTTACTGTTTCATCAACCTCCCCTCCTTAATCCGTTTGGATTGATGCCAGCACTCTGTCCCCTTGAGTCCTTCCAAAAGCCTTCACTAAAACCATCATCTCTCAGCTCAAATGgcacaaggagaaaaattcATTTTGCTTCTATACTGGTTCTGTCACTGCAACTGCAAATGTTAAAATGGGACAGGAtgtcacatacacacacacatatcccTTTTTTTACCTGATGGAAAGCAAACAGGATATGTGTGTTAGTGCTGTTTGTATGTCTCTGACCATTCCCACcactttttccccatttatattttttaaacccTCTGGTCACTTGCAGCCATGTGTGACTGAGGAGAAGGAACATCAAGACAGTAAGAAAGTGCAGGAAAATATGGCCAGTAAAAATACAAACCCTTAAGCACATATTCAGCCTTGGGCACAAGGATAAATACATCAATGTCAGTAGAATTATTGGTGTGATTAATTCATTTGGTGTAagagggctgctgtgggaagaCTCCCTGCCCTCAGTCAATACAGGAGAAGGGACATGAGGAGGCTGTATCCAAACCATTCCTGTACCCTCAAGCCAAGAAAATTATACTGGAATTATTGCACTGCCCATGCAGGTGTGTCAGAAGCCAGATCCTCACACTAGTACATTTCTTGCAAAATGTCTGGAGTGCAGAATACAAACTTGAGTGcttgtgaaaatatttgggAGAGCTGAAGTTGCCTCTGTGGCAGCGTTTTCTGTATTGACATCACACATGCACATTTACTTACACCAGGAACATGCTTTCTGTAAGTCCAATAGTTGTGGCTTGCAGaaacagtgatttaaaaaaataacacaactACAATAGCCGTTTCAAGTGATGTTTATACTTTAAATAGCTACAGTCAGTAATTGAAACTGAAAACTGCCATAAAAGAGGCTGTTGTTTCAGGGGAACCAAAAGGTTTTCTGAGTCTTTTCATCTTCAAGTGAAATGTGAGGCACTGAGTTTCTTTCATCCTAATCAAAAGCAGAGCTAGTGGCACTACACGAGACACAGAAATCTAACATCAAACCATGATTGTCAGGGGTTTTCATCAATGGCACTGACTCATTCCCTCAGCCTCCGCTCAGTCACAAAACTGGGATGAGCCCTGCCACTGTTCAGGCTAATGACAATTAGCTCTGATGTGGTAAAGGAGCGTTTAAGAGATGCAAAGACATGTAATGTGCCCAGCTAGGCAATCCTGCCTGAGGGcagaagcaacagaagaaaGACCATGTGaagttttctgggttttgtttttttgttttcttgtaggttttttttcagatctggCACCATCTTCACCCCATCACTGGAGTCTGCAGGAGACCTGCTGGGTAATTGCGattatttgttttcacagtGAAGCAGTGAGCTGGGGCAGAATTGTAGTCAGAGGGCCCAGGCTTGCTCATTAACTCCCACCCACTTTAGTGCTCAAATGCATCTGTGCATCTGCATCTGAGCAGCTTTATTTAGATGGAGGAAATTCCTCAGGCTGTTGATGGGACAGTGGCAACACTGCTACTTTGCACATGGCTAAGCAGGATTTTGTGCCGGCCAGCCTTCATATCCAcagtactgctgctgctggaggagtcACTGGACACTGATAACTTGAGTAAAGGCCCCAAAAGCCCTGAATCAAGGAATTATCCCTCCTGCTTTGACCCCTGGTTAACAAAGTACTTAAATGTGCATGGAGTTAAAGAAGTGGTGAAATGTCTTCCTGATTAGAGATGGGCTACATCATATATCTAAGTGCCTTTTTGAATCAGAGCCTAATTCAGGAACTGAAAAGGTATTTTGGAGTCTAGTGCTGTGGTTTCATGATAAGCAGTTTGGCTGCAATATCATCCTTTTCCC is part of the Falco biarmicus isolate bFalBia1 chromosome Z, bFalBia1.pri, whole genome shotgun sequence genome and harbors:
- the LOC130143091 gene encoding uncharacterized LOC128092250 homolog; this encodes MLLLLSLLPLPLLLQILLLLLLPHDNCFPRLSRYQPQMLKVRVLPFALGYWFT